The genomic window tttcttttaaaaatgagggaaattggaaggggaggtgaaccatgagagactatggactctgaaaaacgatctgcgggttttgaaggggcagggggtaggaggttgggggaaccaggtggtgggtattagagagggcactgattacatggagcactgggtgtggtgcaaaaacaatgaatactattatgctgaaaagaaattaaaaaaaaaatgagacaacaCTGATGAATCTGGAGGACATTACCCTAAGTGAAACAAGTGGAAGGACCAAAAaatgcatgattccacttatatgatgTGTTAAAAGCAATCTATCTCATGGAAATGGAGTTGAATGGCGACTGTCTTAGGATGGAGCAGGGTCAGCAATGGGGAGTTGCTATTAGCTGGTATAAAATTCAGTTCTGTAAGAAGGATAAGTTTTCAAGATGTTGAAGATGAATACTGTTGAAGAACATTGTTTGCTGTACACATTTTgcctacagttaacaatactatattgtgCCTTTAAAAATACAAGTGGGTAAATCTCGagttaagtgttctcaccactttataaatataatttgtgcTTATTCACAACCATAGCAGTTAACTATAGAGAccaatgttaataataataactactatTTATTGATAGCTAATTATGCTATGTACTTGAAAGGTTCATTCTCATCCCTATGGTACATTATATATGCCAGATTTATCTGACACCTGATTTACCTCTGGGAAAATATATGTTGAGAGGTCATAGAAACCCTAACTTTGTCAACTATTTGCCTTCTTTCACATACAAAATATACTTCAGATAGAATGAAATTGAGAAACCATTCATAAGTTGTCTATTATATTTTGAAGACACTTCAATTttctattacttattttattttcttctctataattCCTATGCTGTATTTCTCAGTTGAATATTTTACACAGAAATCATTAGGAAAGGTACAGCATGAATTAGGATTACAGTATATTTTCTATTACTAAATAGTGGTTTATATTATTTAGAATACTTTATTGTAtccataattttctttcattctctctctcacacacacatacagaaacacTCTTACATCTTTCCAAAATACTTTAGGCACTTAACACCTTAAGTAGAGTGAGTGGAGGAGTAAAGTGAAATTCTAACTTtatattaaatggaaaattatgctctgttatgaagattttattttatataaaacttaaatgattttgttttttaggcATCAAATGATTTAGACACATGCCCAGTTTCAACCTAGTACAAAAGTAGAAAGGAGCTATATAAATTTCAGCATCATCAGAAAGCAAAGCTTACACCATGGAATTAGAGAAATCGAACTTATTCTACATATCTAAGACAGTATTTCTTCACTATTTTCTACAgtaggtgtatgtgtgtgtgtgtgtgtgtgtgtgtgtgtgtgtgtgtgtatgtctgcatCTACTTGTATATCTACCTATATCTAGTGAGTCATAATGGATTTTGGAAATACGGAGATGTATTTAGCAGCATAGctacaaacatatatatgttaaatatctattcttttttttaacaatagatAAATTATATGAACACACCCTATTTAGTGGGCAATGTTTCatggtttttaaatgaaagctttcacatttttcaaaaaataatatggTGTTTCAAGAATTTCTTTTCCTAGAGAAACTGCAAGATGGTGAAAGGATTTCTGACAAAGATCACtgaaaatcacaaaattatattttctgtatagAGTAAGGAAAATATCACATCAATAATTACAGTGCCTCCTCCATTCTGCATGATAATCATTTTCCTAAACAAAATGCAAAGTaaattacatttacaaattaaaagaattaataatcaAGACGTTGCAACTAATCAAAGTTTCAGAAGAATGGGAACCAGAAAAACTTACGAAGTTTTTTCATCTGAATGggaaatatattaaatgtgtttataaactcttagaaagaaagaatgaataaggaTAGCAGGAAAACCACTGTGATTTAAAAGTGGCTCAAATTTtgtgtttgtatattttaaattgccCTGTAATATGTCTAATTTGTAAAACCATAACATTTCATTTGCTTGAGAAAAATACAATCTTCCTTGCCCTGTCCATGAAGGCTCGCTTGACTTGCTGGTTCCTTAGGCTGTAAATAAAGGGGTTCAGCATGGGGGCTACTGAGGTGTTTAGCACAGCAACACCCTTGCTAAGAGACTCTCTGTCTTTTGCTGAGGgtttaatatacataaaaatgcagCTGCCATAGGAGATGGAGATAACAATCATGTGGGATGAACAGGTAGAAAAAGCCTTTGTCCTCTGACTAGCAGAAGGAATCCTCAAAATTGTTCTGATGATATATATGTAGGACAGAATTATTATTACCAAGGTAAACATTAAAGTAAACAGAGACCAGGAAAATCCCATTATCTCTAGGAATTTTGTGTCTGAACAAGAAAGTTGCAGCAGGGGGTAAAAATCACAGGTAAAATGGTCAATAATATTAGTCGTACAGTAATTAAGGTTTAAGAGCAACATGAGTGCAGGGAATACAATTAAGAATGAAATCAGCCATGAAGAGAAGACAAGGAGTATGCAGACTCTGGGATTCATGATGGTCATGTAATGCAGAGGTTTGCAGATGGCAATGTAACGGTCATAGGACATGGCAGCCAGGAGGTAAAATTCAGTGActcccaaaagaatgaaaaaaaagaattgagcaaTGCAATCATTAAAGGAAATGGTTTTATCTCCTGTAATCAGAGTACTTAGGAACTTGGGTATGCTAACAGTGGTGAATGAAACCTCTAATAAGGAGAAATTTctgaggaagaaatacatgggaGTCTGGAGGTGGGAATCCAGCAGGGTTAGGGTGATAATGGTCAGGTTCCCAGTGATGCTGAGCATGTAGGTGATGAACAGAAAGACGAAGATCACTCCCTGAAGCTGCGGGTCATCTGACAATCCCAGGAGGATGAACTCTGTTAGTTCTGTGTGGTTTCTCATTCTCCAGTTGCTTATTTGTTGTTCTCCTGCCAGACTTCTAGGagaaaacacaaggaagaaaCTCAAAGAGAGGATTAGCAGAGGTCCAAGTTTGGAGACAGAATTTGGCAAAAAACCTACATGCTTTCATCTACAGGGGAAATTTTATGAATCTTTGACTGATTCTTCCCAAACCACAAACATCTGTGCTAAAAACCTCCTGTGAACTTCCCCACTATGCTGTGCATGTCTGAAAGTTAGGAAAAGTCTGACCTTCAAAGACTTTGCAACACAGTCCAGTGCCTGGAAGTCACAGGGGgcttaaaataaacatttgtctacttaattcactcattcattctgaGTTTGTTCTTGCAGCACAAACACCCATCAGGTGAAGTTCTCTATTTTGTGCCCAATTCCTGGCTTCATATTACATAGGTTGTGTCTTTGTTTTATAAgatgttttccctttcttttataaGAAAGGACATGTAGAAGAAGAcccatttttttgacatataattttaaaaaaattaaaaatgtcattaaacattatttcaaagtaggtttcattaaatttctttagaaattaaattcttttaattaacTTTACACTGCTCAGTAACAATACTCTTCCTTCATCAGGGTTTGCTTTTCCTATGAAGCACTAGTTTCTCATAACACCTGGGAGCCACAATATGCATTCTCATCAAATAGGCAATATTTGGTTTCATTTGAATTGAATTTCAATTCAATCCCCAAATTGAAATTTTTGCACTAAATTTACTGGCTTTGGAGATACagttttaaaaaggcatattATTACTCTTCCATAGGTAATAATGTGTCAATACACTGCATTTTTAACcttatttcaaggtttttttttttttttgtgtgtgtgtgtattctttattttcttaacttcCCTACCAATTTTAACActttctgaaaaagaataaattgactGAATTACACATTTTGGCTACTGATGAAACATTTGAGGGAATGTATGAAGAGCTGTTAAAGAAGGTATTAATATATATAGAAACGTTTATGTGAGCATTATTGAAAAGGAGTACTTAAAGGCCAGTTTTCTAGGATCAGTGAATATAGGCTTAAAACAACTCTACCAAGAGATGATCCAATATCACAGACCTGGGGGAAACGTACTATATTATTgtgtaaaaatattaatgaaaatcaaTGGACTATATTCATTTACCAACATCACCTAATGTTTACCAACATTGCCAACATggatgttttcattcattcattcagcaggcTTTGTGGAGGAAAAAACCTCAATATTTAACAAGGTGCATATAATTCCTCAAGCCTGAAGCCATCCCAACGATGTACTCATGCAGAGTATGAAGGATATCTCTGAGAATTTAgctcatctttttatttctgaacacAGATCCATATTTCCCCTGGAAGAACATGGGTTAGATTcaacttaaattattttccacccatTTGGTTAAAATCAAGAACACTTTTGGCATACTCTTGGAGCTATTCAAAATGAAAGTTAGCAATAATACTTCATATTTGTTAAATAAGATGGCCACAAAGTACCTTCAAGTTTCATTCTGAAAATATCACTGTTCCATTCTCTATTTAGTCatcaataatcaaataaaaaaggaaaaatatataaactcaTAACAAGATCATGGTAGAAAAATCCTATTAATTTCTTACTTGGGGCACTCTAAGGTAAATTGCTATTACAGAAAATTTATGGGCTCTGCAGTTAGAGAAACATGGGCTAAAAATTCAAATGGGCTGTTTAATGGATTTGTGACTTTAGATGGTACTTAATTTCCCTAAACATCTGTTTTCTCAGTTTACCATGGATGTGAAATTTCAAGGGCATTTTGGGaattaattgaaataatataaatgaaaatgctgTATAAACCATGTGGCACTAAATATGCTTTAAGAAGAGCtggtttatttatcttcttttagtTGGAATTGTTTTCCAACTTTGGACAGAATATTCATAGTAACTGTGATTGTACAGAGGCATTATATattcaaatgaaatattaaggACTTTTATATTCTATCTCACTAAATTTCATGACACCCTGATAGAACTTTATCTTTGTTCCCAAACAAAGTACTAGGGTACTGTGGTTTTGTATCTTAGATATATTTGTGCAGCTAACAAGTGTTCAATATATCAGAGACTAACTAAAATTAAAGTCTGTTCTCTTAAAGAAAGTACTACATAACCTCCATTCAATTAGAAACACAGCCATAGAGAtgataatttcttccttttatttgagactgaataaattatataataaagcaaaatatacTAACATCCCTttacattgttaaaaataaatccagttgaaaaaatgaaattccaaTATATCCTATTTAAACTGACTTAAAGTTGAGCTGAGAAGTAATGAAGAAATGACACAGTTTGGGAGACTCCATTGCCTTCTTTATGTCTAACTTACCTCTGATTTTCATACAGGCTCACTAACATGCAGAATGGCCAGAACATAAAAAATACTAGCAGTTGGCATTGTTGCAATTCAGGGAAACCAACATTCCTGAACAAATTTCCTCTTAGTGTACCTCTCTGCTTTCTATTGTTAATGTTTTTGTCCTAAGTTTCCTATTATTTCTTGAgtatagagagtgagagaggagaaatgtatgaaagagaaaaaaaatcagaaagtattttaaaactgtCTGATGTGGTTTCTACACAGATCTTATGTAGCACGACTTACGTAATGTTTTATCTGTTCTTACTGTGGGTGGCTCACAGGGAATAATTCAATGAATCAAAATTGCCAGAACAAGAGTTCACACAAAACACTAAGGAATATAAAACATAATACACATTAGAATTGAGATTTGACAAAGAAGCTTGGGGGACAGTGTgcaatgagacagaaaaaataacaatgaacaaACAACCATTCTAAATATGATCTGTTTCTCTTGAGAAACAAACATActgacagaaattatttttttcagacagAGATTACCAAAAAAGTTATCTCAATTCATACTTCAGAGCTCTACCAAAAGTGCCTTTACaccataacatttttaaaaattggtaatcTACCACATTGTACCAAGTCTTTCATTGCCTCtattaacttgattttttaaatattttatttatttgtcagacagagatcataagtaggcagagaggcaggcagagagagagagagagagagagagagggaggaggaagcaggctccctgccgaacagagagcccgatgcggagcttgatctcaggacccttgaatcatgacctgagccaaaggcagaggcttaacccactgagccacccagacaccccatctcTATTAACTTTAATCTGCCTTCCAAGAAGAATTTTTGCTACTCTAATACTGCtagtgctttataattttttccttctcactCTGGTGTTCACCAGCAATGTCAGTTGAGGaggttcttgttttgtttttttttttttttaattttttttattttttataaacatgtatttttatccccaggggtacaggtctgtgaatcaccaggtttacacacttcacagcactcaccaaagcacataccctcaccaatgtccataatcccacccccttctcccaaaccccctcccccccagcaaccctcagtttgttttgtgagattaagagtcacttatagtttgtctccctccaaatcccatcttgtttcattgactcttctcctacccacttaagcccccatgttgcatcaccacttcctcatatcagggagatcatatgatagttgtctttctctgcttgacttattttgctaagcatgatacgctctagttccatccatgttgtcacaaatggcaagatttcatttcttttgatggctgcatagtattccattgtgtatatataccacctcttatttatccattcatctgttgatggacatctaggatctttccatagtttggctattgtggacattgctgctataaacattcaggtgcacgtgcatCTTTGGATCACTatgcttgtatctttagggtagatacccaatagagcaattgctgggtcatagggcagttctattttcaacattttgaggaacctccatgctgttttccagagtggctgcaccagcttgcattcccaccaacagagtaggagggttcccctttctccgcatcctcgccaacatctgtcatttactgacttgttgattttagccattctgactggtgtgaggtgatatctcattgtggttttgatttgtatttccctgatgccgagtgatatggagcactttttcatgtgtctgttgaccatctagatgtcttctttgcagaaatgtctgttcatgtcctctgcccatttcttgattggattatttgttctttgggtgttgagtttgctaagttctttatagattctggacactagtcctttatctgatatgtcgtttgcaaatatcttctcccattctgtcagttgtcttttgattttttaactgtttcctttgctgtgcagaggcttttgatcttgatgaaatcccaatagttcattttttcccttgcttcccttgcctttggcgttgttcctcgGAAGATGttgttgcggctgaggtcgaagaggttgctgcctgtgttctcctcaaggattttgatgggttcctttcatacattgatgtccttcatccattttgagtctatttttttgtgtggtgtaaggaaatggtccaatttcatttttctgcatgtggctgtccaatattcccagcaccatttattgaagaggctgtcttttttccattggacagtctttcctgctttgttgaagattagttgactgtagagttgagggtctatttctgggctctctattctgttccattgatctatgtgtctgtttttgtgccagtaccatgctgtcttgatgatgacagctttgtaatagtgcttgaagtatggaattgtgatgccaccaatgttggctttctttttcaatatccctttggctactcgaggtcttttctggttccatataaattttagaattat from Mustela lutreola isolate mMusLut2 chromosome 8, mMusLut2.pri, whole genome shotgun sequence includes these protein-coding regions:
- the LOC131837853 gene encoding olfactory receptor 6C1-like; the protein is MRNHTELTEFILLGLSDDPQLQGVIFVFLFITYMLSITGNLTIITLTLLDSHLQTPMYFFLRNFSLLEVSFTTVSIPKFLSTLITGDKTISFNDCIAQFFFFILLGVTEFYLLAAMSYDRYIAICKPLHYMTIMNPRVCILLVFSSWLISFLIVFPALMLLLNLNYCTTNIIDHFTCDFYPLLQLSCSDTKFLEIMGFSWSLFTLMFTLVIIILSYIYIIRTILRIPSASQRTKAFSTCSSHMIVISISYGSCIFMYIKPSAKDRESLSKGVAVLNTSVAPMLNPFIYSLRNQQVKRAFMDRARKIVFFSSK